The proteins below are encoded in one region of Cucurbita pepo subsp. pepo cultivar mu-cu-16 chromosome LG10, ASM280686v2, whole genome shotgun sequence:
- the LOC111803180 gene encoding OPA3-like protein, whose amino-acid sequence MVLPLLKLGTLALKTLSKPLGNRLKKQAALHPRFRQFIINVAQSNHRMSTQMQRRIYSHATDVEIRPLDEEKAVQAAVDLIGELFVFSVAGAIVIFEVQRSARSEARKEEVRRQEMEALRQRDESLLAEMELLKHKLVELEEHARGRGLGGILNFKHAHSESGNSAKPA is encoded by the exons ATGGTCCTCCCGTTACTGAAGCTCGGAACGCTAGCGTTGAAAACTCTGAGCAAGCCACTCGGTAACAGGCTCAAGAAGCAAGCTGCGTTGCACCCCAGATTTAGGCAGTTCATCATCAATGTCGCCCAg AGTAACCATCGGATGTCAACTCAAATGCAAAGACGCATATATAGTCATGCCACTGATGTAGAAATTCGCCCTCTGGACGAGGAGAAAGCAGTTCAAGCTGCCGTTGACCTGATTGGCGAACTTTTTGTCTTCTCG GTAGCAGGAGCAATAGTGATATTTGAGGTTCAGAGAAGTGCTAGATCAGAAGCCAGAAAAGAAGAAGTACGCAGACAAGAAATGGAG gCACTGAGGCAAAGAGACGAAAGTTTATTAGCAGAAATGGAACTTCTGAAGCATAAACTTGTAGAATTGGAAGAACATGCCAGAGGACGAGGTCTTGGTGGTATTTTGAACTTCAAACATGCTCATTCAGAAAGTGGGAATTCAGCAAAGCCCGCTTGA